In Antedon mediterranea chromosome 10, ecAntMedi1.1, whole genome shotgun sequence, one genomic interval encodes:
- the LOC140061336 gene encoding cyclic GMP-AMP synthase-like receptor 2: MSDSIDRKTNQAMERLAGSIIEFIAVGRSLRIIEANVGQQTFNCLSKVCLPNENIMSGSMFEGMPDNLCGDVDQMMTKPIFPVVRWPSQAVVNIHECGYVMAEPNPSNPAYLKLKVVDKDILHEDVRITVDNGYMKSTDFIDALHHDLKKGGIRVYKTEGPSNVSAAPIDSILKTTRDVVVCLKCQSWPPITDDFFTRERLNKWPSQDLLNTISDLDCFVVPIGHPGTDSKDNEWRLSFSVAEKKLIHEMCEPYFNCMIALKALKNKHFVPSDPDKPTSFCSYFIKTACLWMCETFPNNDYSLMDLIRKILDWLIDCYQQKKLPHYFIPRQNLIGHHSRELCEETGIKLG; encoded by the coding sequence ATGAGTGATAGCATTGACAGGAAAACAAATCAAGCAATGGAAAGACTTGCCGGCAGCATCATTGAATTTATAGCAGTTGGTAGATCACTGAGAATCATCGAAGCTAATGTTGGACAGCAAACTTTTAACTGTCTATCAAAGGTATGCTTGCCAAACGAAAATATTATGTCTGGGAGTATGTTCGAAGGAATGCCTGACAATTTATGCGGTGACGTCGACCAAATGATGACTAAGCCAATCTTTCCAGTTGTTCGGTGGCCATCTCAAGCCGTAGTCAACATCCATGAATGTGGTTATGTAATGGCTGAGCCTAATCCAAGTAATCCAGCGTACCTGAAACTTAAGGTGGTTGACAAAGACATTCTGCATGAAGATGTTAGAATTACTGTTGATAACGGGTATATGAAGTCAACCGACTTCATAGACGCGTTACACCATGATTTGAAGAAAGGTGGGATTCGTGTATATAAAACAGAAGGTCCATCGAATGTTTCTGCAGCGCCAATAGACAGTATACTCAAAACAACGAGGGACGTAGTTGTATGCTTAAAATGCCAATCATGGCCGCCTATCACTGATGATTTCTTTACTAGAGAGAGGCTAAACAAGTGGCCATCACAAGACCTCTTGAATACGATCTCTGATTTAGATTGTTTTGTAGTGCCAATTGGACACCCTGGTACCGATTCAAAAGACAATGAATGGAGATTGTCTTTTTCTGTAGCAGAAAAGAAGCTTATTCATGAAATGTGTGAACCATACTTCAACTGCATGATAGCACTCAAGGCGCTTAAAAACAAGCATTTTGTACCAAGTGATCCTGACAAACCAACGTCATTCTGTTCCTATTTCATAAAGACAGCCTGCTTGTGGATGTGCGAAACATTCCCAAATAATGATTACAGTCTCATGGATTTAATCAGAAAAATTCTTGACTGGCTTATTGATTGCTATCAACAAAAGAAGCTGCCTCATTACTTTATTCCCAGACAGAATTTAATTGGACATCATTCAAGAGAACTTTGTGAGGAAACGGGGATAAAACTGGGATAA